The sequence below is a genomic window from Neoarius graeffei isolate fNeoGra1 chromosome 4, fNeoGra1.pri, whole genome shotgun sequence.
TAGTCATTGATtgcatgtatagtttattcaagtTGCCTAATGGTGCCTAAGAAATTAGTTATGTAGCTTGGTTATAAATGTTTTGTTCATTGTTGCATCAAACTATAGCACACATCAACTTCAGTGAGGTTAGTTTAATTTTTGAGATTCGTTCTTTTTCACAACCAAACAAAGCGTGTAATATTTAACACATTTATAGATTTCTGGTCAGAGGAAGGAGATAAGACACTACAACCATAATAGTTTAGTCAACTGCATGTATCTACCTAAAAGTTTATTTATATACTTAcatgtcaaagtccttcccatgcacattaggcagcaccaatctctgtttGAGTAGCCCTCAgactctcacatagctagggttacagtgaggtgctggtcctctagtaaccgcaagagtttatttccctactcacatctctgTATTACATTGTTCTTCACCAGATagcagtaagtaccatttttatgattgtctttggtatgacccgactgcaagtagaactcacgatctcctggtcgagaggcagacacactaaccactaggccaacttggattagattagataactTTATTGATAACTTGCAGTATATTTACATATTAGTTACCCATGAAAAGCCATTACTTTGCTAATAGCTTCAGTATGAAAGCTTGTCATTGTGAGCTCAGCATGTGCATATTTGTAACCAGTTACTATATCTGAATCTTTATGCACTGTGTAGTGGACTACAAAGCACACATGTCCCAGCCAAATACCATATATCTGAAGGTGTAGACTGTAATTTTGATTGTTTCTATGTCTGCATTGACCTGTTTACCTAAAATGGGGGAAACCCCAAAGCTAATGCTGAATGCAGCATTGATTATCTTGGTACAATGGCATCTGCAAAGGGGTGGGATTtcttaggcagcaagtgaacagtcagttctcaaagttgatgtattGGCAGTAGGATCTGTGCAACTTTGAAAAGGGCCAAATTTTGAAGGCTAGATTACTGGGTGAGAgcacctctgaaacagcaggtcttgtggggtgtttgtggtatgcagtggttagtacctaccaaagatGATCCAGCGAaagacaactggtgaactggtaacagggtcatgggcacACGAGGCTCACTGACGCAtgtgcctccaaattccccagatcccaatccaattgagcatctgtgggatgtactggacaaaaaaattcaatccatggaggccccacttTGCAACTTacgggacttaaaggatctgctgctaatgtcttggtgcgagataccacagcacaccttcagaggttttGTGGAGTCCACACCTTGACAAATCAGTTGTTTTGGTGGTACAAGGGGGACCAATACAATATTAGgcaagtggttttaatgttatgactaATCGATATATATGTTAATGACCTCATTATGGTCCACTGGGATATCTGTCTCAGTTGATACCAGCAGAAGACTGGAGGCCCTTTTTCCACCCACATTGGGTTTCTGAGCTGGGTTTTGATCAGTTTCATTTTAGAAAATGCTGAGAACTATTGAAACAGTCGTCACTGCGATTGTAGCATATGTTTTGAGGAGCTAACAGTCAGATTAGGGAAACTTGATTCCATATTCTCTTTGAGGCACCTTAGCATAGCTTTGGCATTGCTTGATGGGAGAGCATAGGAGTTGAATACTTTGAGTTCGGTGACATTATTTCCTTCCGCATTATAAAACTAGCACACATCTCTAAAAGAGAGGGCATCTTGGTCATGTCATGCCCTTCCAGTAACTTGAGATAGTAAGGCAGTGAAAACCTGAAATCACATAGATTTGTTTGTCCAATATATCCCACAGATGCTCAACTGGATTGAAATCTAGGTAATTTGGAGATTATGTCACTGTCATGTTCCTGAATAAATTTTGCGGTGTGGCAGGAAACATTACCcttctgaaagaggccactgccattagggagtactgttgccatgaaggggtaAACTTGCTGTGCGATGTTCACCCCAGATGTATGTAGGTGTTTTGTGTCAAAGTAGcagccacatgaatgccaggactcatggtttcccagcagaactttGCCCAGTGCATCACACCACCTCTGCCAGTTTGccatcttcccatagtgcatcttgGTGTCTTCTCTTCCCAGGTAAGAGACGCGCACACACCTGgctgtccacatgatgtaaaagaaaatgtgattcatcagaccaggccaccttcttccattgctccatggtccagttctgatgctcacaagcccattgtaggcacttttggtggtggacaggggacagcatgggcactctgaccagtTTACAGCTATGCAGCCCTATACATAGCAAGCTGTGATGCATTTTCTATTCTGACACCTTTCCATcagagccagcattaactttttcagcaatttgtgctacagtagctcaacTGTGGGATAAAAACAGACCAGACAAGGTAGAATTCCCTCCCCAAGCGCATCAGTGAGCCTAAGGTGCCCATAATCCTGTCACGAGTTCACTGGATGaactccttccttggaccacttttggtaagtactaaccactgcaaaccagaaacaccccacaagaactgctgttttggagatgctctgatccATTCGTCTAgcaatcacaatttggcccttgtcagtcactcagatccttgcaCTTGGCCATTTTCcctacttccaacacatcaacttagaGAAATGACAATACACTTGCTGCCTACTCTATCCCACCCCCTTGcagatgccattgtaatgaggtcatcaatattattcacttcacctctcagtggttttaACCTTACGGCTGTTCGATGTATAAACATATAGCCAAAAGAATAATTCTGCTATGACTCCAATACTCAGCATGTCCCTTCCCTGTTAAGTTCCCAAATTGTAGCTTTTTCAATGACCttagcatgtgtgtgtgagaaaaaaaaTGTTCGTAGTTCCCTCTGCGTTTTACtaattttaatctcatttgactTATAACAATGTTAATCAAGgatgaagacttttttttttttggccactgcCCTTCAAACAACCTGAGTCAGCTACTGTTCACTCCTCATATTGCTAACCTGACCAGGTCATGCAGGTTAAGCAGTTACTATAAACATTTTCTCCCCCCCTTCAGTGTAGCCTGCTTTTTATATTTATGCAAACTATTTGATCACACTCATATATGGACAACTTTTGCACTGTTTGGATTTTTATTTCAATCTTTGAAAATCACTCGTTAAACGTTAAAGCCATTCAGTCTTTTTCAAAATATCGTCAAGATCAGGAGCTCTAAGAAAGGAATAGTTCATAAATCATGTTTGTGAAGGCTGGACATTCTAGCTGACTTTGGAGATCTATTACTGGTTAAAATGAGTTTTATACAGACACAAATGCACattgttttgcattatttatgattcagaaattaaaaaaaaaagtctgtcatTTTTGTCCATTCAAATTTTGTTCAAAATATACGGAGAATCAAGTTGAATCAAAATATGAAGCCAGTATCGTGAATCAAAATGAATTGTGACTGGAGTGTATTGTTAtaccttttaataataatatttcttGACTTgacaaattcacgtgttacatacTGACTGTGCTGCTCTAATGCACTTGTGTGTCTTAAATACATTTAAATGAGTGAAGCTCAGtctacactgtgagcagtgatacggcttctctcctgtgtgaatacgcTGGTGCTTCACAAGAGTTCCtctttcagtaaaactcttcccacactgtaaacagtgatacggcttctctcctgtgtgggtgCGTTGATGTGTTTTGAGTGTTCCTGCCTGActaaaacttttcccacactcTGAACAGTAATAAGGCttctctcctgagtgaatgcgctggtgctTCACGAAGGTTCCACTAACAGAAAAATTcttcccacactgtaaacagtgatacggcttctctcctgtgtgaatgcgttggtgaGTTTTGAGAGTTCCTCCATCCCTAAAACttcttccacactgtgagcagcgatacggcttctctcccgtGTGAATACGCTGGTGTCGTTCGAGATGATTGCGCacaataaaactcttcccacattcTGTGCAgtaatacggcttctctcctgtgtgaatgcgttggtgaGTTTTGAGAGTTCCTCTATCCCTAAAACttcttccacactgtgagcaaagatacggcttctctcccgtGTGAATGCGTTGGTGAGTTTTGAGAGTTCCTCCATCCCTAAAACttcttccacactgtgagcagcgatacggcttctctcccgtGTGAATACGCTGGTGTCGTTCGAGATGATTGCGCacaataaaactcttcccacattcTGTGCAGTAATATGGCTTCTCACCTGTGTGAATGCAATGGTGTGTTTTGAGAAATCCCACATcactaaaactcttcccacatcgGATGCACGGGTACGTCTCCAGCTTTGTTTCTCTCCAAGCGGTGTTAATGTGGTGAATTCCAGATGAAATCTCTTCACCACCAGAGATCTTCATGGGTACGTTCTCATTTTTAATCTCCTCCAATTTCATCATAGCAGCAGCTCTTGCTGTGCTTGTGTGCCGAAGTTAAATTTGAGATTTCTTTGTAGGAAAGTGTACACAAAAAGGAGGAGACGATCAGGACGTGTTCTCATTCCTGGAACATAGAAAGAAATAAATAGCTCTAAGAAAAGAAATGAAGTCCATGTGCACAACAAAATGTAAACCATAAGAATAAATCTATAACCATGAGAACAGACAATTCATCTGTGTAAAGCCTGCATTTAATTCATTTCTTTGTGCATTTTAAAAGGATTTAATCCTTTAGTTACATCATTTCATCCTTTTGTAATAAGGCAGAAAATACatggtataaaataaataaataaataaaacccactGAACTAACAAACTTCACTATTTTGTCTTAGAAAAATCAGCAGATGAAGACAATGCTATCCTGATAAATTAGCTACATTAATTATGCTAATAACTGCTAGCTAGCCACTTAACCCATCAGTCAAAACTGACAGGCTCAGTGAATCGCTAGCagtagggttgccaaccgtcccgtattgtCCGAGACATCACGATTTATGGGCAATTTTGATTTGTCCCTTCAGGGACAGCTCCAGTCCCGTATTCCAATCACAGCCTCATCGCGCCAAAACTCACGGTTGTTGGTAGTGACGGACTGGTGTGTGGACTGGCCACTGGTGAGCGGTATTGTACGTCAAAATGAGCAGTGAACctgcagagaaaaaaaaagactttgtagctatatatatataaaaaaaaaaaaaaaaaaagagtgggaAGCCAAAAGGCCATGGCTTAAAGCAGTCGCCGACAATGCAAAGAAAGCATTTTGTACAGTATGCCGCTGAGAACTATCCATTAGCCATGGTGGCGAGAATGATTTAACTTGCTATGAAGCCTCAGACATTCACAAAAAGGCTGTGCTAGCAAAAGGAGCAAGCAACATTGGTACATTCTTCACCGCATCTATGGCAGAAATCGACAAAATTGCCTCAAGTGAGGTAGCTTATGTATACCATACCATCAACTACGGTCTTAGCTATAACAGCACTGACTGCATTGTTAAGTTAAATGGGACTTTATTTCAAGGATTCATGTGTTGCTAAGAAGATGCACTTGGGCAGAACCAAAGCTGAGATGATCACCATGAATGTTTTAGGACCAAGCACAGTGGGGAAAGTTCTGTCTAACCTTTCTCCAGCCGAACGTGAGCTTGTCTATTTTTCACTTGCCACCGATGCCTCGAATAAGGGAAATAGAAAAAtgtttccggggcggcacggtggtgtagtggttagcgctgtcgcctcacagcaagaaggtccgggttcgtgccccgtggccggcgagggcctttgtgtgtggagtttgcatgttctccccgtgtccgcgtgggtttcctctgggtgctccggtttcccccacagtccaaagacatgcaggttaggttaactggtgactctaaattgaccgtaggtgtgaatggttgtctgtgtctatgtgtcagccctgtgatgacctggcgacttgtccagggtgtaccccgcctttcgcccgtagtcagctgagataggctccagcttgcctgcgaccctgtagaaggataaagcggctagagataacgagatgagatgagcaaaatGTTTCCAGTATGCGTGAGGTATTTCTCTGTGTCCGATGGTGTACAATTGAAGTTGCTTGACTTTTGAAGACAGCGATGAAACAGCAAATGGCATACACCAAGCTCTAATGACCTGCCTGGAAAATTATGAGCTGGATATTAGAAACAAGACTGCATATGCAGccgataatgtctcatctcatctcattatctctagccgctttatcctgctctacagggtcgcaggcaagcgggagcctatcccagctgactacgggtgaaaggcggggtacaccctggacaagtcaccaggtcatcacagggctgacacatcgacacagacaaccattcacactcacattcacacctatggtaaatttagagttaccagttaacctaacctgcatgtctttggactgtgggggaaaccggagcacccggaggaaacccacggggagaacatgcaaactccgcacagaaaggccctcgctggccacggggctcgaacccgaaccttgttgctgtgaggcgacagcactaaccactacaccaccgtgccgcccagccaaTAATGTGAACGTCAATTATGGAAAATATCACTCTGTTTACAAATTACTCAGCAGCGCAAACAATGGCATTTTAAAAGCCCACATCGCACATAGTACATCAAACATGCCTGCGATCagctgtcagtggatattgagacCCTTGTTGTGAAAATATACAGCCACTTCTCTGTGCCGGCTTCTCGGAGAGAggaattatgttcctttttcgctTTTTTGGATATAGAGTGGTGTGAGATATCACATCATGTGTGCACACGATGGCTCTCCCTTCATCCtgctgtgccccccccccccccatgtattGTTGAGAACTGGGATAAGTTAGTTTGACAATGGTTGATTTAGGCTTTTCAGTGTTTGTGGCATATGGTTATAGTCTAGTGCTATTTCAAGAAAAGAACATAAAATGTAAGAAAACTTGGAATAATTGTCTTGACTATTACTGTGAACCATACATCCAAGCAAGTACAGCAGTAGTTTGTCCTTTTACACTGTGAAATGAGTAGATTTATAGTATGGTTAATGAAACTTTGAGATTTATATTACTGTTGGTCAGCTGCTGGGGgtgcgcgcatgcgcacacacctgGAGGAAAGTGTCCCTGATTTGGGGTTGAGGAAGTTGGCAACCCTAGCTAGCAGTTATTAGCATTTATTACttaatttttttatatatttatctataaaTTAGCATTTTGACTGAGTCAAAAAAAAATTCTAAGATATTAGAATTTAAAATAAACTCGCTATAGTGTTAATCATCAGTTTAATGCACTGTAACTCAATGCACCACATATTCGCCAAGGATGAATGAAAATGGAGCATTATTCGCTaaatagtgcactacatagggtgcaCATACTACTAATTCATACCCTATGTAGTGGACTTAAACAAGAAATAGAAGTATATTTGGAATTCAGCAATTAGCTCAGTTAGCAAGCAACTTACCTTAAAGCTGGCTTTAAAACCAAACGTAGTTAACCatctctatctatatatatatatatatatatatatatatatatatatatatatatatataatttttttaacttGAGATCTAATTATGCCTTTctgctactttaaaaaaaaacaatctatATTTTTCCAAAGgctgcaaaaaaaacaacaacgcaGCGCTTCTTCTTCATGGTTTATTTGCAGTTTAGTTTTAGAGAGCATCACTTCCCCctacagtgagtgagtgtgtatttCACAAGAAAGCTGTTCAGCTCAGGGATTGGCCTGTTTCAGTCACGTAGAGTAGGGGTCCCCAACCTTTTCAGCCACAAGGACCGGTTTGGTTCTCATTTTTTTCCCCAGCGGACTGGGGGGGCACATATGTTCGCGTGCACATACTTTTACAAATGAGGATAGTCAGCAGGATACAATATGTGGGGGTGGGGGTATTTATTCACAAGTGACTTTAAGGTTGGTATGTTCCAACCATTGAGGGTCTTTTGGGGGATACATGATCATTTATTATTAGGAGACAATTTTGGTGATATTCCATATGGTGTTGTGCatgcatattaaaaaaataacCATTTCAGCTATGAACAGTAGGTAACAAACTCTTGAAAAAGAACGTGAACTTGAACAAGTGAAAATTGAACTATGAACAGGAAGTAAACACAAAACAACATGCACAACACAATATGTACTATACAAATTAATACAACGAATTAATAAATTTAGCACGCGTTGAGGCCAAAATGCAATTTATTTTAATGGTTGCCCTGTGCTTGTTTCCCTGCAACAAGAAGATTCCATCTGGGGGTGATGGAAAACAGTGacactcttaatgtgtttgaaatgTCCAATCGATTGCGCAGTTTTGCTTTGGTCACAGTCATTGCAGAAAACCCGGCCTCGCATAGGTATGTGGTTGGAAAAGGAAGCAATGTTTTGAGCGCTTTTGCGGCTATTTCCAGGTATTCTACTTTGGCTTTGATCCAAAATGCAGGTAAAGAGGTTTGCTCGAACATAGTCTTAAGACCACCGTCATTTGCTAGTTCGAGAAGCTGTGCTTCCTCCTGAATGGGCAGGTGATTGGGGATGCTGGCAAACAGGTTGCGGATCCACTCATTCTTTTGACACGGATCCGTGGAGGCTGGGAAGTACCGTTCGAATTCTTTCGACAGCGCAACAAGGTGATCACGAATCAGCTCCGACAGAG
It includes:
- the LOC132885419 gene encoding zinc finger protein 239-like, giving the protein MMKLEEIKNENVPMKISGGEEISSGIHHINTAWRETKLETYPCIRCGKSFSDVGFLKTHHCIHTGEKPYYCTECGKSFIVRNHLERHQRIHTGEKPYRCSQCGRSFRDGGTLKTHQRIHTGEKPYLCSQCGRSFRDRGTLKTHQRIHTGEKPYYCTECGKSFIVRNHLERHQRIHTGEKPYRCSQCGRSFRDGGTLKTHQRIHTGEKPYHCLQCGKNFSVSGTFVKHQRIHSGEKPYYCSECGKSFSQAGTLKTHQRTHTGEKPYHCLQCGKSFTERGTLVKHQRIHTGEKPYHCSQCRLSFTHLNVFKTHKCIRAAQSVCNT